In the genome of Quercus robur chromosome 3, dhQueRobu3.1, whole genome shotgun sequence, one region contains:
- the LOC126717749 gene encoding loganic acid O-methyltransferase-like: protein MAEPVLDSVHVNGEYVTKMVSDSLPANGGHGKYSYSKNSHYQRSLANTEKNKIDEEISQKLDISKFCSTSNIIRIADLGCAAGPNTFVSVQNLIEAIVEKYHFLCPTSPLPEFQVFFNDQDTNDFNSLFITLPPDRKYFAAGVAGSFHYRLFPESSLHVVYSCYSLHWLSMLPKELNDKNSPAWNKGRIHYTSAPEEVYKAYSTQFAKDFENFLNARAKELVPGGIMVLLMSGISKGFPYSEIPTGMMYDLLASSLRDMAREGLITEDRVDSFNLPFYAASPDEMAELVEQNGYFSIERMELTNPVPSLEGPIDIRAWIMHLRAATEGVFIKHFGREAIDEIFERLIKKLSNYSELLNSRTNVKVQLFAVLKRK from the exons ATGGCAGAACCAGTGCTTGATTCAGTCCATGTAAACGGGGAATATGTCACAAAAATGGTGTCTGATTCACTACCCGCTAATGGTGGTCATGGCAAATACAGCTACTCTAAAAATTCTCACTATCAG AGATCATTAGCAAATActgaaaagaacaaaattgaTGAGGAAATTTCTCAGAAGCTTGAtatctcaaaattttgttctacTTCCAACATAATTCGTATTGCAGATTTGGGATGCGCAGCTGGACCTAATACATTTGTTTCTGTGCAAAATCTAATTGAAGCTATAGTTGAGAAGTACCACTTCCTATGCCCTACTTCTCCATTGCCTGAATTCCAAGTGTTTTTTAATGACCAAGACACGAATGACTTCAACAGTCTCTTCATTACTCTCCCACCAGATAGGAAATACTTCGCTGCCGGAGTGGCAGGTTCCTTTCATTACCGATTGTTCCCCGAGTCCTCTCTCCATGTTGTGTATTCCTGTTATTCACTCCATTGGCTCTCTATGCTGCCTAAAGAGTTGAATGACAAGAACTCTCCCGCATGGAACAAGGGGAGAATTCACTACACTAGTGCCCCTGAAGAAGTATATAAGGCATATTCAACTCAATTTGCTAAGGACTTCGAGAATTTTTTGAATGCTAGAGCAAAAGAGCTTGTGCCCGGAGGGATTATGGTATTATTAATGTCTGGTATTTCTAAAGGGTTTCCTTATTCTGAGATCCCAACTGGTATGATGTACGATTTGCTTGCATCTAGCCTCAGGGATATGGCAAGAGAG GGTCTTATTACTGAAGATCGCGTGGATTCTTTCAACTTGCCTTTTTATGCTGCCTCCCCGGATGAGATGGCAGAGCTGGTAGAGCAAAACGGGTATTTTAGCATAGAGAGGATGGAGTTAACGAACCCAGTTCCATCATTGGAAGGTCCGATTGATATCCGAGCATGGATTATGCATTTAAGGGCTGCGACGGAAGGAGTTTTCATCAAACACTTCGGAAGGGAGGCTATCGATGAAATATTCGAACGACTGATCAAAAAACTTTCAAACTATTCTGAGCTATTGAATTCGAGAACCAACGTCAAAGTTCAATTATTCGCTGTGTTGAAGCGTAAATGA